Within the Desulfobaculum xiamenense genome, the region ACGCCCTGCCTGGGGCGAGCGTGGGGCCGGAGGTCTTTTTGGGCCTTGGCATGCATTCTCCGGAGAATTTCTACCGCTACTGGGCAGGCATGATCCGCGCCGACGAACGCTGCCTTGCGCCGCCGCGCTTCGCCGAGGTCATCGACGCCTATCTCGACGGATTCTACTCCCGTGCGGAGAGCGCATCCGCCGTTGGTTTTTGCCTCAAGTACGACCAGATTCCCCTTGTGCCCGGCCTGCTCGACGCCCTTGAGCGGCGCGGGGTGAAGGTTGTGCACCTCGTGCGGGAGAACGTGCTGGAGACGCTCGTCTCCTCGGTGCGCAGCCGCGAGCGCGTGGCCCATGGTGGCAGGGCGCATGGCGATGGCCCCCAGCCGCCGGAGCGGGTGCGCCTGCGGGCGCAGGGCCTGTGCGACGCCCTTGCCGGACGCATCAGGGAGATCGGGGAGTGGCGGGAGACCCTGTCCCGGCGTTTCGAGTGCCACGAATTGACACTTGAGCGCGCCGTGTGCGGGCGTTCCGACGCCGGAAGCATGAATCCGAAGCCCCTGCGGGAGGTGTGCGCCTTTCTCGGTATCGAGGTCGGGGAGCGGCCGCCGCGTACGACCCTGCGCAGCAGTGCGGCGCGTCCCCTCGCGGAGTTGGTGGACAATGCCGATGAGATTCGCGCGGCCCTTTCCGGTACGGACTACGGGCATCTGCTCGACCCCTGCGGCACGCTGGCGCGGCCCGCGTTGCGTCCGGGGACGGATTTCGGTCAGTGGCACGCCATGTGCGCCAGCCTCAACAGGGCGGAGGCCATGCTTGCCGTCGGTCGCGGGCGCGAGGCCGCCGTGCTACTGAGCGGCGTGCGCAGAATGTATCCGGATGAGCCGGCTGCCGCCGTGGCCCTTGGCGCGGTGTACGAGCACACGGGCGATCTGGGCCGTAGCGCGAGCATGTACCGCATAGCCCTGCATCTGGACCCGTGGGACGCCATTGCCGCGTCGCGGTTGCGGGCGCTGACGCCGGGCAGTCTGGAGAACGCTTCATCGTGAGAATCCTGCTGATCAGCCACGAGCTGCCCCCGGTGGGGGGCGGCGGCGCAAACGCCACGGCCAACCTCGCCCGTGAGATGGCGCGGGGCGGGGACGCCGTTACCGTGCTCACCGGGCGCTTCCGGGGCCAGCCCGCGCGGGAGGAGCGCGACGGCTACGCCGTGGTCCGCGTTCCGGTCCTGCGGCGGCGCATGGACCGCTCTTCGCCGCCGGAGATGGCGACTTTCGCCCTGTCGGCGGGCCTGCGGGCGCTGGTGGGGCTGGAGCGCCCCGACGTTGCCGTGGCGTTCTTCGGGTTTCCGGCCGGTCCTGTGGCTGCGGTCCTGCGTGCGCTACGTGGAGTGCCCTATGTCGTGTCCCTGCGCGGGGGCGACGTGCCGGGGCATCAGCCCGCGCAGCTCGCCACGGCGCATCGGTTGTTGCGACCGGCACTCGTGAGGCTGTGGCGCTCTGCCGCGGCGGTGGTGGCACCGAGTCACGGGCTGGCCGCGCTGGCGCGGCGTAGCGCACCAGAGCTTGACGTGCATGTGGTGCCCAATGGCGTGTCCTGCGAGGTCTTCGCGCCGCCCGCCGTTTCGACCGACGAGGGCACCGCGCTGCGTCTTCTCTACGCGGGACGGCTCGGCGCGGAGAAGGGCTTGGGCATCCTGCCGTCCGTCCTTGCGCGGCTCGACGGTCTGCCGTGGATTCTCGACATCGTGGGCGACGGTCCCGAGCGTGCGCGGTTGCGGACGGCCTTCGACGCCGCAGGGTTCGATGGCCGGGTGCGCTTTCGCGGCTGGCTTGGGCGCGAGGCCATGCCGGACGCCTACCGTGCGACGGATGTCTTTCTCTTTCCGTCGAGCGGGGAGGGCATGCCGAACACGGTTCTCGAAGCCATGGCCAGCGGGCTCCCCGTGGTGGCCGTGCGCGCAACGGGTACGGACGAGGTCGTCGTCGATGGCGAGACGGGATTTCTGTGCGACGCTGGCGACGCTATGGGCCTTGCCCGGTGTGTCGACGTCCTCGCTGCCGACCGGGGGCTGCGCCTTTGCATGGGACAGGCTGCACGCCAGCGCGCGGCAAGGGATTTCTCGTGGCGAAGAGGCGCCGAAACCTACGCTGAATTGTGCCGGGCCGCAGTCCGGGAAGCCTTGCCCCATATGGCCTGATAACCAATTCGCCCCGCGCGGAACCAGCCGCCGGAAGGAGCCGCGATGCGCGTACTCGTTCCCACCGCAGGACGCCGAAACATCCTTCTTGATGCCGTGCGGCGTTGTCCGCAGGTGACGCGGCTGGTCACCACCGAGGTGGACTTCACCGCGCCGGGAGTCGTCTCCGCCGACGTGTGCTACCGCGTGCCGCGCTCGGCCGATCCCGCCTACATCGCCGCGCTGGAGCGCATCATCCGGCGCGAGCGCATCTCCCATGTCCTCCCGCTGGCGGACCTCGACCTCGTGGGCCTTGCCGGATGCCGGGAGCGCTTCGCTGCGCTTGGCGCGGCGCTGGTGGCCGTGCCGGACGCGACCATCGACCTGTGCATGGACAAGTGGGCGAGCCACACCATGCTCGAAGGCCTTGGCGTTCCGGTTCCGCATACCGTGCGCCTCGACGAGTTGCCGCCGGACGGCCATGGCGCGACGTATCCGGCCTGCCTCAAGCCGCGTCACGCCGGGATGAAGAACTCGCCGTGGTACTTCTTTGCGCGGCTTGCCGGGCCGCAGGACCTCGCGGCGCAGCGCACGCGCTGTGCCGGGCGCGAGGGGGACTACCTCGTGCAGGAGCACCTTGAGGGGCGCATGGAGATCAACGTGGATTTCTTCGCCCGCGCGGGCAGCCTGCGGCGGTTGGTGACCCTGCACCGGCGGGGCTTCGGAGCCGGTGGCGGCATCACGCGCGGCACCACCATCCCCTGTGATCCGCGCATCAAGACCATGACCGAGACCATCGTGAGCGCGTTGCACTACGACGGACCGGGGAATTTTCAGGTCTGGCGCGACGACGCCGGCGGGCTTGCCGTCACCGAGATCAATCCGCGCTTTTCCAATTCCTCGGCGCTGGTCTGCATTCCCGCCGGGGAGAACTATTTCGAGCTGCTGTTTCGGATGCTTGGCGGGGAGGACGTGCCGCCACGCTTTGACGCCTACGAGCTCTTGACGGTGACCTGCGCCTACGCGCCGGTGGTGGTGCGGGAGGACGCGCTGGTCGATCCCTTTGCCTAGAGGAGTGCCCATGAGGATTCTGGGATTGGCGGGAAGTCTGCGTGGGGCGCTGACGCCGGAACAGGCGGCGCTACTCGTCGCCGAGTTGCCCCTGTTGTCGGACCGCGAGGCGATGGCGGTGTGGCTGCGCGGACTGTCCGCACCGGGCGACGCCTCGACGGGAACGGTTCCTGACGGGCTGCGCGAGGCGTTGCGCACGGCTGGCGCGCGGGGGGTGAGCAATTCCGAGGCCGCGCTGGCCGCCGGATTGTGGGCCGCTGCCGACGTGGGCGCAGGGATGGGCGTGGACGTGGGCTTTCGGTCGCTGGCGTGGCACTTTCGGCCCGATGGCACACGGCAGGACATGGACGCGCTTAAGGCCGATCTGCTGGCGGCGGATGCGCTGCTGGTGTCCGGCCCCGTGTATTTCGGCGACCGGGGGAGCCTTGTGCAGGAATTGGTGACGCTTCTTCGCGAGGACGACTACCTGCGCGAGGCGCTCGCCGGGTGCCTGTACGGCGGCATCGCCGTGGGTGCCAAGCGCAACGGCGGGCAGGAGACGGCGCTGGTCTATCAGGTGCTGGACATGGTGTCCCTCGGGCTTCTGGCCGTGGGCAACGATTCCGAGACGACGGCCCAGTATGGCGGCACGGTGCGCGCCGGAATGGTCGGCTCCGCGTGCGAGGACGACTACGGTTTGGATACGGCCATGGGCACGGGGCGCAGGCTGGCGCGGCTACTCATGGGCATGGAGGTTGGCGGGCACATCGCAGGGCCAGTGCGCGTCGCCTTCGTCATCCTGCAGGATGCGCGCGGGCGCGGGCTGGAGGCCGCGCGGGGGCTGGCCGAAGCCTTCGCCGACGAGGTCGAGTCCGAGATCATCGACGTGACGGGGATGCGCCTCATGCGTTGCCGCGCCTGCGACGTGTGCCCGAGCACTATCGGCCCGGACGAGGACTACCGCTGTGCCCTCGCCGGGCGCGACGACTTTTCGGACCTTCACCGCAGGCTTCTCGATCACGACGCGCTGGTGCCGGTGATGGTTTCCGCGCGCGAACAGAGCGTGGTTCACAGCGCCTAT harbors:
- a CDS encoding tetratricopeptide repeat protein: MTHASSSPTEFVLVSTQRSGSAFVASILDALPGASVGPEVFLGLGMHSPENFYRYWAGMIRADERCLAPPRFAEVIDAYLDGFYSRAESASAVGFCLKYDQIPLVPGLLDALERRGVKVVHLVRENVLETLVSSVRSRERVAHGGRAHGDGPQPPERVRLRAQGLCDALAGRIREIGEWRETLSRRFECHELTLERAVCGRSDAGSMNPKPLREVCAFLGIEVGERPPRTTLRSSAARPLAELVDNADEIRAALSGTDYGHLLDPCGTLARPALRPGTDFGQWHAMCASLNRAEAMLAVGRGREAAVLLSGVRRMYPDEPAAAVALGAVYEHTGDLGRSASMYRIALHLDPWDAIAASRLRALTPGSLENASS
- a CDS encoding glycosyltransferase family 4 protein; this encodes MRILLISHELPPVGGGGANATANLAREMARGGDAVTVLTGRFRGQPAREERDGYAVVRVPVLRRRMDRSSPPEMATFALSAGLRALVGLERPDVAVAFFGFPAGPVAAVLRALRGVPYVVSLRGGDVPGHQPAQLATAHRLLRPALVRLWRSAAAVVAPSHGLAALARRSAPELDVHVVPNGVSCEVFAPPAVSTDEGTALRLLYAGRLGAEKGLGILPSVLARLDGLPWILDIVGDGPERARLRTAFDAAGFDGRVRFRGWLGREAMPDAYRATDVFLFPSSGEGMPNTVLEAMASGLPVVAVRATGTDEVVVDGETGFLCDAGDAMGLARCVDVLAADRGLRLCMGQAARQRAARDFSWRRGAETYAELCRAAVREALPHMA
- a CDS encoding ATP-grasp domain-containing protein, with protein sequence MRVLVPTAGRRNILLDAVRRCPQVTRLVTTEVDFTAPGVVSADVCYRVPRSADPAYIAALERIIRRERISHVLPLADLDLVGLAGCRERFAALGAALVAVPDATIDLCMDKWASHTMLEGLGVPVPHTVRLDELPPDGHGATYPACLKPRHAGMKNSPWYFFARLAGPQDLAAQRTRCAGREGDYLVQEHLEGRMEINVDFFARAGSLRRLVTLHRRGFGAGGGITRGTTIPCDPRIKTMTETIVSALHYDGPGNFQVWRDDAGGLAVTEINPRFSNSSALVCIPAGENYFELLFRMLGGEDVPPRFDAYELLTVTCAYAPVVVREDALVDPFA